The following coding sequences are from one Clostridioides difficile ATCC 9689 = DSM 1296 window:
- a CDS encoding phosphoribosylaminoimidazolesuccinocarboxamide synthase: MKKVYQGKTKDVFELDNGNYLLKFKDDVTGKDGVFDPGENSVGLSIDGIGRANLETSVKFFEILNNAGIKTHYVSANLEEATMEVLPAKVFGNGLEVICRYRAVGSFLRRYGSCVEEGAKLDCYVEATLKDDDRCDPLITSEGLEALNIMTQAQFDSMKSMTQKISNIVRDTIAEKGLELYDIKFEFGFYNDEVILIDEIASGNMRVYKDGVIVDPMDLTALLLDK, translated from the coding sequence ATGAAAAAAGTGTATCAAGGAAAGACTAAAGATGTTTTTGAATTAGATAATGGAAATTACTTACTTAAATTTAAAGACGATGTAACTGGTAAAGATGGAGTATTTGACCCAGGCGAAAATAGTGTAGGTCTAAGTATAGATGGAATTGGTAGAGCTAATTTAGAGACATCTGTTAAGTTCTTTGAAATTCTAAACAATGCTGGAATTAAAACTCATTATGTAAGTGCTAATTTAGAAGAAGCAACTATGGAAGTTCTACCAGCAAAAGTTTTTGGTAATGGATTAGAAGTTATTTGTCGTTATAGAGCTGTAGGTAGTTTCTTACGTCGTTATGGTTCATGTGTTGAAGAAGGTGCTAAACTAGATTGTTATGTAGAAGCAACTTTAAAAGATGATGACCGTTGTGACCCTCTTATAACATCTGAAGGTTTAGAAGCTTTAAACATTATGACTCAAGCTCAATTTGATTCAATGAAAAGCATGACTCAAAAAATTTCTAACATAGTTCGTGATACTATAGCTGAAAAAGGTCTTGAGCTTTATGATATTAAATTTGAATTTGGATTCTACAATGATGAAGTAATCTTAATAGATGAAATAGCATCTGGAAATATGCGTGTCTATAAAGATGGTGTAATAGTTGACCCTATGGATTTAACTGCTCTTTTATTAGATAAATAG
- a CDS encoding galactitol-1-phosphate 5-dehydrogenase → MKSVRFYGIRDLRVEDVDVPKILEKDDVIIKVKVAGICGSDISKYSKTGPHMVGEILGHEFSGEVAQVGKEVRSFKIGDRVAVCPAMPCFECDECKKGLYSRCNNVAIIGNKELGGCFAEYTKVKERNLIKIPDEISYETAAALEPVCIAGHGLFRSEAKVGDTVVVLGTGPIGLFSIQWAKIFGSTKVIAVDVFDEKLDLAKELGADICINAKEKNIVEEIKRLTDGDGADIVIESAGTPLTCGQVLLLAKKGGTVLYAGVPYGDVALTREQFEKIVRSELTVKGIWFGNSFPFPGKEWSAGLYHMQKGDMNVEKLVTHRINLEEVPAYFEKVYKRDIFFGKIMINIDN, encoded by the coding sequence GTGAAGTCAGTTAGATTCTATGGTATAAGAGACTTAAGAGTGGAGGATGTGGATGTACCAAAAATATTAGAAAAAGATGATGTAATAATTAAAGTAAAAGTAGCTGGAATATGTGGTTCTGATATATCAAAATATTCAAAGACAGGTCCACATATGGTTGGAGAAATTTTAGGGCATGAATTTTCTGGAGAAGTGGCACAGGTTGGTAAAGAAGTAAGGAGTTTTAAAATAGGAGATAGAGTTGCTGTTTGTCCAGCTATGCCATGTTTTGAATGTGATGAATGTAAAAAAGGCTTGTATTCAAGATGTAATAATGTAGCAATAATAGGAAATAAAGAACTTGGAGGTTGTTTTGCAGAGTATACAAAGGTGAAAGAGAGAAATTTAATAAAAATACCAGATGAGATAAGTTATGAGACTGCCGCTGCACTAGAACCAGTATGTATAGCAGGACATGGTCTTTTTAGGTCAGAAGCTAAAGTTGGAGATACTGTTGTAGTACTTGGTACAGGTCCAATAGGATTATTTTCAATACAATGGGCAAAAATATTTGGTTCTACAAAAGTAATAGCTGTGGATGTATTTGATGAGAAGTTAGACTTGGCAAAAGAGTTAGGGGCAGATATTTGTATAAATGCAAAAGAAAAGAATATTGTAGAAGAAATAAAAAGGTTAACTGATGGAGATGGAGCAGATATTGTTATTGAATCGGCTGGTACTCCACTGACATGTGGTCAAGTACTGTTGCTAGCTAAAAAGGGAGGTACAGTATTGTATGCAGGTGTACCATATGGGGATGTAGCTTTGACTAGAGAGCAATTTGAAAAGATAGTAAGAAGTGAATTAACTGTAAAGGGAATTTGGTTTGGAAACTCCTTTCCATTCCCAGGAAAAGAATGGAGTGCTGGATTGTATCATATGCAAAAGGGTGATATGAATGTTGAAAAATTAGTAACACATAGAATAAATTTAGAAGAAGTACCAGCTTATTTTGAAAAAGTATACAAAAGGGATATTTTCTTTGGTAAGATAATGATTAATATAGATAATTAG
- a CDS encoding PTS system mannose/fructose/sorbose family transporter subunit IID, giving the protein MSDIKNEVSKKTLSKKDVIKSWLRWFFFAQSNYNYERLQSTAFSHSMLPVLKKLYPDKDELKQEVETHLAFFNTEPICGCVIHGITIAMEEEKANGADEISGDGMNAIKTGLMGPLAGIGDTLTQGVITPIVLAVCIGLTEGGASIAGPILFVIAQYIIMTSISFGMWTNGYKYGKKAVESILQGGIVNKVIEGASILGTLVMGGLVGRFINLSTPISYTSGDFKFSLQTDLLDKIFPGLIPLVLTLLVLFALKKGLSPIKIMFILIVVGAITGILGLF; this is encoded by the coding sequence ATGTCAGATATAAAAAATGAAGTATCTAAGAAAACGTTAAGCAAGAAAGATGTAATAAAATCATGGTTAAGATGGTTTTTCTTTGCACAATCTAATTACAATTATGAAAGATTGCAATCAACAGCTTTTTCACATTCAATGTTGCCAGTACTTAAAAAATTATATCCAGATAAGGATGAGTTAAAACAAGAAGTGGAGACTCATCTAGCATTTTTTAACACAGAACCTATATGTGGATGTGTTATACATGGAATAACAATAGCTATGGAAGAAGAAAAAGCTAATGGAGCAGATGAAATAAGTGGAGATGGTATGAATGCTATCAAAACAGGCTTGATGGGTCCACTAGCAGGAATTGGCGATACTTTAACTCAAGGAGTTATAACTCCTATAGTGTTGGCTGTTTGTATTGGTTTAACTGAGGGAGGAGCATCAATTGCAGGACCTATATTATTTGTAATAGCTCAATATATAATAATGACTTCAATTTCTTTTGGAATGTGGACAAATGGATATAAGTATGGGAAAAAAGCTGTTGAAAGTATACTTCAAGGTGGAATAGTAAATAAGGTTATAGAAGGGGCTTCTATACTAGGTACCTTAGTCATGGGGGGACTTGTAGGTAGGTTTATTAATTTATCTACACCAATAAGTTATACTAGTGGTGATTTTAAATTTAGTCTTCAAACGGATTTACTTGATAAGATATTTCCAGGATTAATTCCTTTGGTACTTACTTTATTAGTACTCTTTGCTTTAAAAAAAGGTCTTTCTCCAATAAAAATAATGTTTATACTGATAGTAGTGGGAGCTATTACAGGTATTTTAGGACTATTTTAA
- a CDS encoding PTS system mannose/fructose/N-acetylgalactosamine-transporter subunit IIB — MSNIALTRIDDRLIHGQVITAWCKITSAKRIIIVDDLVVKDPFIVQVLQMAAPSTVKVEVHDVESGAEVLKSHNGDENLIVLVKYPKTVLGLVNSGVDLKELNVGGMGAGLGRKSFYKNISVSDEEKEIFRELISKDVKCFIQIVPDAKKIDVGTLL, encoded by the coding sequence ATGAGTAATATAGCATTAACAAGAATTGATGATAGATTAATACATGGGCAAGTTATTACTGCTTGGTGTAAGATTACATCAGCAAAAAGGATAATAATCGTGGATGATTTAGTAGTAAAGGACCCATTTATAGTTCAAGTTTTACAAATGGCAGCTCCATCAACTGTTAAGGTTGAAGTACATGATGTAGAATCAGGTGCTGAAGTCTTAAAATCACATAATGGAGATGAAAATTTAATAGTATTGGTCAAATACCCTAAAACTGTCTTAGGTTTAGTAAATAGCGGGGTAGATTTAAAGGAATTGAATGTTGGAGGTATGGGAGCAGGGCTTGGTAGAAAAAGTTTTTATAAAAATATATCTGTGTCAGATGAAGAAAAAGAAATATTTAGAGAGCTAATATCAAAAGATGTTAAATGCTTTATACAAATAGTACCAGATGCAAAGAAAATTGATGTAGGAACATTATTATAA
- a CDS encoding Fic family protein, whose amino-acid sequence MVIKLTIEEYKNKYFTGNKIVLSINSFDNKELYYHETENILNLINEIDKLTSSKIFKIIEDKNDLALESYYSSVIEGAFSNRKIAKSIIRGKMKPSNKSEYMIYNNHRALEYGLDNLDKLYSHKFIYDLHHILGENCLDSEEYEYRTEKVYVCDSKGEIIHIGLEPLKIYDFMSKLIDFMENSKVSNLIKSAIIHFYFVYVHPFSDGNGRTSRALSYLYLIDKGYDTFKEFSISYMISKNRTKYYKAILDVENKGNNLTVFIEFMLKSIIQSINEMRNMHDRKSLESILKEELFENDITLSATEEHILKYICNKDNYSMTLENYIKKNKSRYLKAGIKEIELVDQLMEVFNNLEGIEILSKEKNIYKVNDKYLKMLDID is encoded by the coding sequence GTGGTGATTAAACTGACAATAGAAGAATACAAAAACAAATACTTTACTGGAAATAAAATCGTACTTTCTATAAATAGTTTTGATAATAAAGAACTATACTATCATGAAACTGAAAATATATTAAATTTAATAAATGAAATAGATAAATTAACATCAAGTAAGATATTTAAAATAATAGAAGATAAAAATGATTTGGCACTAGAGTCTTATTATTCTAGTGTAATAGAAGGTGCTTTTTCAAATAGAAAGATTGCAAAATCTATAATTAGAGGAAAGATGAAACCTAGTAATAAAAGTGAATATATGATTTACAATAATCATAGAGCCTTAGAATATGGATTAGACAACTTAGATAAATTATATAGTCACAAATTTATATATGATTTGCATCATATATTGGGCGAAAACTGCTTGGATTCAGAAGAATATGAGTATAGAACTGAAAAAGTATATGTATGTGATTCAAAAGGTGAGATTATACATATAGGGCTTGAACCTTTGAAGATATATGACTTTATGAGTAAATTAATAGATTTTATGGAAAATAGCAAAGTAAGTAATTTAATTAAAAGTGCTATAATTCATTTTTACTTTGTATATGTTCATCCTTTTAGTGATGGTAATGGAAGAACATCAAGAGCCTTATCATATCTATATTTGATTGATAAAGGATATGATACTTTCAAGGAGTTTTCAATATCATATATGATATCTAAAAACAGAACTAAGTATTATAAGGCTATACTTGATGTAGAAAACAAAGGAAATAATTTAACTGTATTTATAGAGTTTATGCTCAAGTCTATAATACAATCTATTAATGAGATGCGTAATATGCATGATAGAAAATCTTTAGAAAGTATATTAAAAGAAGAATTGTTTGAAAATGACATAACTCTATCAGCAACAGAAGAACATATATTAAAATATATTTGCAATAAAGATAACTATTCTATGACATTAGAAAATTATATAAAAAAGAATAAAAGTAGATACTTAAAGGCTGGAATAAAGGAAATTGAATTAGTTGACCAGTTGATGGAAGTGTTTAATAATCTTGAAGGGATAGAGATTTTGTCTAAAGAAAAAAATATATATAAAGTTAATGATAAGTACTTAAAAATGCTTGATATAGACTAA
- a CDS encoding carbon-nitrogen hydrolase family protein, with product MNFYKIAVCQMITTENKIENINHAVDMVTEAAINGAKIVVLPEMFNCPYENKYFPKFAEEYPGETTTILSKLAEKHGIYLVSGSIPELEDGKIYNTCYVFDKNGALIGKHRKMHLFDIEVTGKVSFKESDTLTAGNDVTVIDTEYGKVGIAICYDIRFPELSRLMALKGAEIVILPAAFNMTTGPAHWELSIRMRALDNQIFYVGAAPARNMNASYIAFGNSRISDPWGRIIAQADEKECIIYADIDRDLIPDIRQQLPLLKHRRTDLYELNTLK from the coding sequence ATGAATTTCTATAAAATTGCAGTATGTCAGATGATTACTACAGAAAATAAAATTGAAAATATCAATCATGCTGTAGATATGGTAACAGAAGCTGCCATCAATGGAGCTAAAATTGTAGTTTTGCCAGAAATGTTTAACTGCCCATATGAAAATAAATATTTTCCTAAATTTGCTGAAGAATATCCAGGTGAAACAACAACGATATTAAGTAAATTAGCTGAGAAACATGGAATTTATCTAGTTTCTGGTAGTATTCCTGAGTTAGAAGATGGAAAAATCTATAATACTTGCTATGTATTTGATAAAAATGGAGCTCTAATTGGAAAACATCGTAAAATGCACTTATTTGACATTGAAGTTACAGGAAAAGTTAGTTTTAAAGAATCAGATACTCTTACAGCTGGAAATGATGTCACTGTAATAGATACCGAATATGGAAAAGTTGGTATAGCTATTTGCTATGATATTCGTTTCCCTGAGTTATCACGTTTAATGGCTCTTAAAGGTGCTGAAATCGTTATCTTACCTGCTGCATTTAATATGACTACTGGTCCCGCCCATTGGGAGTTATCTATAAGAATGCGTGCTTTAGATAATCAGATATTCTATGTTGGTGCTGCACCTGCTAGAAATATGAATGCTTCTTATATAGCTTTTGGAAATTCAAGAATTTCAGACCCTTGGGGAAGAATAATTGCTCAAGCTGATGAAAAAGAATGTATTATTTATGCTGACATTGATAGAGATTTAATTCCTGACATAAGACAACAGTTACCACTTCTTAAGCACAGAAGAACTGATTTATATGAACTTAATACTTTGAAATAA
- a CDS encoding response regulator transcription factor: MNNKILVVDDEEGIITLLKDYFEMNGYEVYTAQSGKDALKKISKNPDIILLDINMPEIDGIEVCNRIRDYVSCPILFLTARIENTDKINGFRAGADDYIVKPFDLDELGARVSAHLRREQRKSNQTKIKFYNDLTIDYEKRLICIYNNQISLSKKEFDIVELLSMNPGQVFDKEKIYDRVWGYNSNGNSDVIMEHIRKIRIKLSKHTLENYIETVWGVGYKWIK; the protein is encoded by the coding sequence ATGAACAATAAAATACTCGTCGTAGATGATGAGGAAGGTATAATAACACTCTTAAAAGATTACTTTGAAATGAATGGTTATGAGGTTTACACTGCTCAAAGTGGAAAAGACGCATTAAAAAAAATATCCAAAAATCCAGATATCATTCTACTTGATATAAACATGCCTGAAATAGATGGAATTGAAGTTTGTAATAGAATTAGAGATTATGTATCATGCCCTATTCTATTTCTTACAGCTAGAATTGAAAACACTGACAAGATAAATGGTTTTCGTGCTGGTGCTGATGATTATATTGTAAAACCTTTTGATTTAGACGAACTTGGAGCTAGAGTATCTGCCCATTTAAGACGTGAACAAAGGAAGTCAAATCAAACTAAAATTAAATTTTATAATGATTTAACAATAGATTACGAAAAAAGGTTAATTTGTATATATAATAATCAGATTTCACTTTCAAAAAAGGAATTTGATATAGTAGAGCTTCTCTCTATGAATCCTGGACAAGTATTTGATAAAGAAAAAATATATGATAGAGTCTGGGGATACAATAGCAATGGAAATAGTGATGTTATAATGGAACACATTAGAAAAATACGAATCAAACTATCAAAACATACTCTTGAAAATTATATAGAAACAGTCTGGGGAGTTGGTTATAAATGGATAAAATAA
- a CDS encoding PTS mannose/fructose/sorbose/N-acetylgalactosamine transporter subunit IIC, whose amino-acid sequence MHISLIQAVLIAIFYYLSWSPWLTYVGFFTWNRPLLAGFVTGIILGDPVQGAIIGAGINMIYLGFISAGGAQMGDPAFAGYVGTALAIASKLDVSTAMAIAVPLGTVATVLWIGKMTVNSFFAHWADREVQKGNVDRVAFINIVPPQILLFAMSFIPALLVVYFGPNAIDGMLEVMNDNVLHVFNVIGAMLPALGIAMNLKLIGNKFTMPFFILGILMAVYFKVDIIVISVIGVILALTITSIKYGKDSATS is encoded by the coding sequence ATGCACATTTCACTAATTCAAGCAGTATTAATAGCAATTTTTTATTATCTTTCTTGGAGTCCGTGGTTGACTTATGTTGGATTTTTTACATGGAATAGACCTCTATTGGCTGGATTTGTAACGGGAATTATATTAGGAGACCCTGTTCAAGGAGCAATTATAGGAGCAGGTATAAATATGATATATCTAGGCTTTATATCAGCAGGGGGAGCTCAGATGGGGGACCCAGCTTTTGCAGGATATGTAGGTACTGCTTTAGCTATAGCATCTAAGCTAGATGTAAGTACTGCAATGGCAATAGCTGTACCATTGGGAACTGTTGCAACTGTACTTTGGATTGGAAAGATGACAGTAAATTCTTTTTTTGCACATTGGGCTGATAGAGAGGTTCAAAAAGGGAATGTTGATAGAGTAGCATTTATAAATATAGTACCACCACAGATACTGTTATTTGCAATGAGTTTTATACCAGCATTATTAGTTGTTTATTTTGGTCCAAATGCGATAGATGGTATGTTGGAAGTAATGAATGATAATGTGTTACATGTATTTAATGTAATTGGGGCTATGTTGCCAGCACTTGGGATTGCTATGAATTTAAAATTGATTGGAAACAAGTTTACTATGCCTTTTTTCATATTAGGAATACTAATGGCTGTTTATTTTAAAGTAGATATAATAGTAATATCTGTTATTGGAGTAATACTTGCTCTTACAATTACTTCAATTAAGTACGGAAAAGATAGTGCTACATCTTAA
- the sugE gene encoding quaternary ammonium compound efflux SMR transporter SugE, which produces MKWLFLFVAGLFEVFWAFQLKNSHGFSKLTPSILTVVGMIVSFYFLSLALKHLPLGTSYAIWTGIGTVGTAIVGMAILNEPISISRIACIGFIVVGIVGLKLLSTN; this is translated from the coding sequence ATGAAATGGTTATTTTTGTTTGTTGCAGGTTTGTTTGAAGTGTTTTGGGCTTTTCAACTAAAAAATTCACATGGATTTTCTAAATTAACTCCAAGTATACTTACTGTTGTTGGAATGATTGTAAGTTTTTATTTTTTGTCATTAGCACTAAAACATCTTCCACTTGGAACTTCATATGCAATATGGACTGGAATTGGTACCGTCGGTACAGCTATTGTAGGCATGGCTATTTTAAATGAGCCTATTAGTATATCAAGAATTGCATGTATAGGTTTTATTGTGGTGGGAATTGTAGGGTTAAAGCTATTATCTACTAATTAG